In Apium graveolens cultivar Ventura chromosome 10, ASM990537v1, whole genome shotgun sequence, the following are encoded in one genomic region:
- the LOC141691026 gene encoding uridine/cytidine kinase UKL1, chloroplastic-like, which produces MISGKSMENAMRACCKGIKIGKILIHRDGDNGKQLIYEKLPKDISEQHVLLLDLVLGTGNICCQAIELLMQKGVPESHIIFLNLISAPEGIHCVSKRFPTLKIVTSEIDVALNEEFRVIPGMGEFGDRYFGTDD; this is translated from the exons ATGATATC TGGTAAAAGCATGGAGAATGCTATGCGTGCTTGTTGCAAAGGAATAAAGATTGGGAAAATTCTAATCCATCGTGATGGGGATAATGGTAAACAG CTTATATACGAAAAACTTCCAAAAGATATCTCAGAACAACATGTCTTGCTCTTGGATCTAGTTCTTGGAACTGGTAATATTTGTTGC CAGGCGATTGAATTACTCATGCAGAAGGGAGTACCGGAATCCCATATTATATTTCTTAATCTTATATCT GCTCCTGAAGGAATACATTGTGTCAGCAAGAGGTTCCCAACGCTTAAAATAGTTACTTCAGAGATTGATGTAGCATTAAATGAAGAGTTTCGTGTAATACCGGGTATGGGGGAGTTTGGAGATCGTTACTTTGGTACCGATGATTGA